From the Thermanaerothrix sp. genome, the window CAGTTCCTTATCTTGGCGGTGTAGATGTCCCTGAGCTGGTCCACAGTGAGGTCCGACACCGGGTTGGAGGGGTTCACTATGGGCACTATGCAGTCGAAGGCCACCACGTGCTCCACCGGGGTTATGCCCTTGGCCTTGGCCTTCTCCACCTCCTCCTTCTTCATGGCCCTGGAGGAGTTGGCTATGTGGGCCATGCCGTCTATGAGGGCCTTGATGCCGTTGCCGCTGCCGCCGCCGGAGACCGATATCTTGACCCCCGGGTGGGCCTTCATGTACCCCTCCGCCGCCGACTGGGCGAAGGGCAAAACGGTGGTGGAGCCGTTCATGACTATCTCACCCGCCATGGCGCTTCCTACCATGGCTCCCAGCAGCAGGAGCGAAGCCAACGCCTTGCCTAAAAACCTCACGTCCATCACTCTCCCTTTTTGTCCTTGGATCCCATTGACCAGCCACATACTATGCCTCTTCGGTTGGCGGTACCTTACGATTGTGTTAAGGCTTTGTAACGGCCCCAAGGCCCTTCGCCGAAGGACGCCGTTTAAATGGAAGCCGAAGGCCCATTTTAGTAACCTCCTCCACATTGCGTACAAGAGGACAACGGGACCCCCGGCGGTGTTAAAATGATTTGCGCAAGGTAGTGGAGAATGGGCGTCCTAAAGTGTTGTTGGGAGAGAGTGGATGGAAGATGGAGATGCTTCTCAAGGGAGCTATTGAAGCCTTAGGTGAGCCCGTGGCACTGGTGGAACCTTCCGGGAGGGTGGTCTTCGTGTCCGATCCCCTGCGAAGGCTCTTGGGGATTGATGTGGACTCCTGGCAGGGCAAGATGTGCCGGGACCTCTTCGGGGATGAGCTGTGCGGCGCCGCCCTTTGCCCGGCGTCTTCGGGCCCCTGTCCTGCTTTTAGCGTGGGATACCTCGGCGGCTCCGTCCAGTGTCGGGGGATCTTTGGCCCTGGTGGAAGCTTCGAGGGGGTGCTCATGTCCTTCAGCCGCAGGGACGCAGAGTTCCGCAAGGCCCTTCGGGACCTGGCCTTCCAACGGCGTCTGCTTGAGGCGGTGACCAACGACGACTCCACGGTTTTCGCCGTGCTGGACGGGTACGGCCGGGTTCTTCACCGCAACGGCTTCGCGGGGGAGCTTCTGCCAAGGCACGGCTCATCCTACATATGGGAGATGGCGTCCCAGGATCACGTCCAGGCAGTGAAGGGCGCCCTGCAGTCCGGTGGGGTCCTTCACGTCAAGGCCTTTAAGGGGGAGGACCTGCGGCATCTGATACTGAAGCTGTCCCCCATGCCCGGAAATGGGGATGGCGGGGCGGTTCTGGCCATGGGGCACGACATAACCGACCTGGTTATGGCAAAGCAGGGCCTGGACGTATTCAGGCGCGCCCTGGACCAGTTCGCCGAGAGCGTCTGCATAACCGATCCCTCCGGCGCCATAACCTACGTGAACGCCGCCTTCGAGGAGATGTACGGCTACACCCAGAAGGAGGTGTTGGGGAAGAACCCGAGGATACTGAACCCCGGCCCTAATGTCTACGAGGAGCACGGCGTCTCACGGGAGGAGTACGAGGAGACCTTCCGAGAGCTTTGGCGGGCCATCCTGGACCCGGCGGTGGGGCGCTGGGAGGGGGAGGTCTTAAACCGCCGGAAGGACGGGTCCATGATCTGGGTGAGGCTCATAGTGAGCGCCATAAGGGACGCCGACGGCGGGATAGCGGCCTTCTTGGCCGTACCGGTGAACCTGAGCGACCTCAAGGACAAGGAGGAGCAGCTGCTGCTTGAGGCCTATAGGGCCATAACCCTCACCGCGGAGATGCGGGACGAGGAGACCGGGGAGCACCTCATCCGCATAGGAAGCTACTGCAGGCTTCTGGCGGAGGCCATGGGGATGCCCAACAAGTTCTGCCGGGACATGGAGATCTTCGCCCCCTTCCACGACATAGGCAAGGTGGGAATCCCCGACAGCATACTGCTGGCCCCAAGGCGGCTGGACCCAGGGGAGTTCGAGCTCATGAAGACCCACACGGTCATGGGCTACAACATATCGAAGGACAAGAAGAGCCTTGCCATGGCGGCGGAGATAGCCCTTTACCACCACGAGCGGTGGGACGGGACCGGTTACCCCTACGGCCTCAAGGAGACCGAGATACCCCTTTCCGCCAGGATAACCGCCGTGGCGGATGTGTACGACGCCTTGAGGAGCCGAAGGCCCTATAAGGGGCCCATGGAGCACCGGCGGGTGGTGGATTACATCACCGCCAACTCGGGGGTCCACTTCGACCCGCTGGTTGTGAGGGCCTTCCTGGACGTGCACCTGGAGATGGACGAGGTGTTCAGGCGGAACGGCGGTGCGGAGGCAAAGACCCCTTGAGCTCAGTGCTCGGCCTGTGGGTGGACCAACTGGGGAAGGCGGCCTTGGATTAGGAGGTGCTGCTTTGGGTTACCCGAACATCAAGGCCTTGATGAACACCCTTGAGAGGGCCCTGTCGGCGGAGGAGGCGTGCTCCGCCCTGGTGGATTGGGTGGCAAGGGCCTTCAGGGATTGCTCCGTCTTCTTCTACGCCCCCTCAAAGCCCCATAACGGCATGCTCCTGGACGTCACCGGCAGGGCCAAGTGCAACCGCCTGGTCTCCTCCCTGGAGGGGCCCGAGGGACGGGCGTTCTCCCTTGGGGAGGTGCAGGTTGAAAGATCTAAGGCGGGCGATGGATTTGCGCACCTGGCCTGTCCCGTCCTCTGGCGGGGCCGGGTCCTGGGGGTCATCTCCGTCCGGGGCAGGCGGGGGGATGATTTAATTGATAACGTGGACTTGATCGTACACGCCTCTTCCCTGGCGGCGCCGGTGATATGGGGTTTGCTCAAGGTGGAGCGTCTGGAGGACCGGCTTAAGCTGGAGAGGGTTCGCGGCGTATCGTTGGAGAGCCTTAGTTCCAAGCGGGGGGCCCTCATCGCCCTTCTGACCCGGCTTGGTGAGGATACCACCGTGGAGGGGCTGTTTGACCGTACCGTGGAGGGCCTTGTGGCCATGGGCTACCACGTGGCGTCCATAGTCTCCAGGGACCGGCGGGACGCCCCCATGAGGTTCAGGTGCAACCTGGGGAGTTCCGTGTCGGCGGCACAGGTGGACGTCCTCATCCGGGAGGGCCGCGGCCTCGTGGGAAGGGTCATGTGGACCCTCAAGCCCTACCTCTGTGAGGACGCCCTCATAGACCCGGTGGTTGTAAGGACCGAGGAGGAGATCCGGTCGGAGCTTGGGGTTCCCATAATAGGCCCCGACGGTTACCCCTGGGGCATGCTCCGGGTGGGCAAGAGGCAGCCCCGGTCCCTCAGCATGGAGGTGGACGGGGAGATCCTCAAGGCCCTTGGGCCCTTCCTTGCCATGAGGATAGAGCGGAACGAGGTGGTGGGGTGCCTTGAGCGGGAGCTTAACCGGAGCAGGATGCTCCATCGGCTGGTGATGTCGCTTAGGGGGGCCTCGTCGCTGGAGGAGATGGCGGAGCTTACAGTCAGGGAGCTGGCGGGCACCATGGGATACGGGGTGGTGGAGTTCTTCAGGGTGGAGGAAGGTCCGGTGGAGCTCAAGCTCGTGGCATCCAGCGTGACGCCTAAGGACCTGCTGGATGAGAAGAGCCTTGAGATAAAGCGCAGGGGCGGCGGGCTGGTGTACCGGATCCTCAAGTCCCGGCGGATGACCAACCACCGCTGGGTGAGCCCCCAGTCGGGGCACCTGGATCTGGTGGGGTCCAACACCCGGCACCAGCTGGACGTGCCGGTGTTCGTAATGGGTCAGATGCGGGGTGTGTTGCTGCTGGAGTCTCCGGAGGAGCCCTTCGACGAGTCCGAC encodes:
- a CDS encoding diguanylate cyclase, with product MGYPNIKALMNTLERALSAEEACSALVDWVARAFRDCSVFFYAPSKPHNGMLLDVTGRAKCNRLVSSLEGPEGRAFSLGEVQVERSKAGDGFAHLACPVLWRGRVLGVISVRGRRGDDLIDNVDLIVHASSLAAPVIWGLLKVERLEDRLKLERVRGVSLESLSSKRGALIALLTRLGEDTTVEGLFDRTVEGLVAMGYHVASIVSRDRRDAPMRFRCNLGSSVSAAQVDVLIREGRGLVGRVMWTLKPYLCEDALIDPVVVRTEEEIRSELGVPIIGPDGYPWGMLRVGKRQPRSLSMEVDGEILKALGPFLAMRIERNEVVGCLERELNRSRMLHRLVMSLRGASSLEEMAELTVRELAGTMGYGVVEFFRVEEGPVELKLVASSVTPKDLLDEKSLEIKRRGGGLVYRILKSRRMTNHRWVSPQSGHLDLVGSNTRHQLDVPVFVMGQMRGVLLLESPEEPFDESDEEFFEVLSWHLGALLEGLEHLRLLEIQSLKDPLTGLWNRKYLDARMEEELTRSVRSGLPVCVAMVDLSNFKGVNDTYGHETGDLVLKEVARVIRDSVRSGDVVVRYGGDEFVVFSPGASHGEMTGLLSRVRRALSEMILCSCVTGVSFDFGVVCLEAGENLMSAVARADAEMYNLRRIYRSNRGDEGGKVDMI
- a CDS encoding PAS domain S-box protein, whose amino-acid sequence is MGESGWKMEMLLKGAIEALGEPVALVEPSGRVVFVSDPLRRLLGIDVDSWQGKMCRDLFGDELCGAALCPASSGPCPAFSVGYLGGSVQCRGIFGPGGSFEGVLMSFSRRDAEFRKALRDLAFQRRLLEAVTNDDSTVFAVLDGYGRVLHRNGFAGELLPRHGSSYIWEMASQDHVQAVKGALQSGGVLHVKAFKGEDLRHLILKLSPMPGNGDGGAVLAMGHDITDLVMAKQGLDVFRRALDQFAESVCITDPSGAITYVNAAFEEMYGYTQKEVLGKNPRILNPGPNVYEEHGVSREEYEETFRELWRAILDPAVGRWEGEVLNRRKDGSMIWVRLIVSAIRDADGGIAAFLAVPVNLSDLKDKEEQLLLEAYRAITLTAEMRDEETGEHLIRIGSYCRLLAEAMGMPNKFCRDMEIFAPFHDIGKVGIPDSILLAPRRLDPGEFELMKTHTVMGYNISKDKKSLAMAAEIALYHHERWDGTGYPYGLKETEIPLSARITAVADVYDALRSRRPYKGPMEHRRVVDYITANSGVHFDPLVVRAFLDVHLEMDEVFRRNGGAEAKTP
- a CDS encoding PstS family phosphate ABC transporter substrate-binding protein; amino-acid sequence: MRFLGKALASLLLLGAMVGSAMAGEIVMNGSTTVLPFAQSAAEGYMKAHPGVKISVSGGGSGNGIKALIDGMAHIANSSRAMKKEEVEKAKAKGITPVEHVVAFDCIVPIVNPSNPVSDLTVDQLRDIYTAKIRNWKEVGGPDKPIAVITRDSSSGTYEVWEEKVLKKAPVTPRALVVASSGAVIQLSLIHI